A part of Mycolicibacterium sp. TUM20985 genomic DNA contains:
- a CDS encoding PPOX class F420-dependent oxidoreductase, producing MSVPLPEGLIELLQKPSPCFIATLMPDGSPQLTETWVTTDGENVVINIVEGMQKARNIARDPRVAVNVADPDDVNRYYGVRGRVVSTTTEGGRESIDEISQKYLGIPYPVFSGNPDETRVLITIEADSVTTPMRG from the coding sequence ATGTCCGTACCGCTGCCCGAAGGCCTGATCGAGCTGCTTCAGAAGCCGAGCCCCTGCTTCATCGCCACGCTCATGCCGGACGGATCGCCGCAGCTGACGGAGACCTGGGTGACGACCGACGGTGAGAACGTGGTCATCAACATCGTCGAGGGGATGCAGAAGGCCAGGAACATCGCCCGCGATCCGCGCGTCGCGGTCAACGTCGCCGACCCCGACGACGTCAATCGCTATTACGGCGTGCGCGGCCGCGTGGTGTCCACGACCACCGAGGGTGGACGGGAGAGCATCGACGAGATCTCGCAGAAGTACTTGGGAATCCCGTATCCGGTCTTTAGCGGAAACCCGGATGAGACGCGGGTGCTGATCACCATCGAAGCCGACTCGGTCACGACGCCGATGCGCGGCTGA
- a CDS encoding DUF222 domain-containing protein, protein MFDELLAANPDADEATLMDRIAALEREKSAAAAEQAVLTADLDDKRRAREAAAGVPAAKRGKGLASEIALARRDSPNRGGRHLGFARALVHEMPHTLAALAAGALSEWRATLIVRESACLDLEDRHTLDARMCADQASLHGKGDRRIETDAKAIAYELDPHAVVDRAVRAESERTVTSRPAPDDMAYVTALLPMPQGVAVYAALRRAADTCGDGRGRGQVMADTLVERVTGRPAEVPVPVAVNVVLTDEALLGGSTTAARVPGYGPIPAEVARRLIGAAVGDARSRATVRRLYAHPGSSALVAMESRARLFPKGLARFLDLRDDTCRTPYCDSPIRHHDHARRHARAGPTSALNGLGACERCNYAKEAPGWSVTTATDEQGCHTAEFVTPTGARHRSVAPRLPGLRSTLFSDREIRIAVTIAEPAA, encoded by the coding sequence ATGTTCGATGAACTGTTGGCAGCCAACCCGGATGCCGACGAGGCAACCCTGATGGACCGCATCGCGGCGCTGGAACGGGAGAAGTCCGCCGCAGCCGCCGAGCAGGCGGTGCTGACCGCGGACCTCGATGACAAGCGTCGGGCGCGGGAGGCGGCGGCGGGGGTGCCAGCGGCCAAGCGGGGTAAGGGTCTGGCCAGTGAGATCGCCTTGGCGCGGCGTGATTCGCCGAACCGGGGTGGCCGACATCTCGGGTTCGCCCGGGCGCTGGTGCACGAGATGCCCCATACGTTGGCGGCGTTGGCGGCCGGGGCGCTCTCGGAGTGGCGGGCCACGCTGATCGTGCGGGAGTCGGCGTGCCTGGACCTCGAGGACCGGCACACCCTCGACGCCCGGATGTGCGCCGACCAGGCGTCCCTGCACGGCAAGGGTGACCGGCGGATCGAAACCGACGCCAAGGCCATCGCCTACGAGCTGGACCCGCATGCCGTCGTGGACCGGGCGGTGCGCGCGGAATCCGAGCGCACCGTGACCAGCCGACCCGCCCCCGACGACATGGCCTATGTGACCGCGCTGTTGCCGATGCCCCAAGGGGTGGCGGTCTATGCCGCCCTGCGCCGGGCCGCTGACACCTGCGGTGACGGCCGCGGCCGCGGGCAGGTGATGGCCGACACCCTGGTCGAACGGGTCACCGGCCGCCCCGCCGAGGTGCCGGTGCCGGTCGCGGTGAACGTGGTGTTGACCGACGAGGCGCTGCTGGGCGGGAGCACGACCGCGGCGCGGGTGCCCGGGTACGGGCCCATCCCGGCGGAGGTGGCGCGGCGGTTGATCGGCGCTGCGGTGGGTGATGCCCGGTCGCGGGCGACGGTGCGGCGGCTCTACGCGCATCCCGGCAGCAGTGCGCTGGTGGCGATGGAGTCCCGGGCCCGGTTGTTCCCCAAGGGGTTGGCCCGGTTCCTCGACCTTCGCGATGACACCTGCCGCACGCCGTACTGCGATTCCCCGATCCGCCATCACGATCATGCTCGCCGGCACGCCCGCGCCGGGCCGACCTCGGCGCTCAACGGGCTCGGGGCGTGTGAACGCTGTAACTACGCCAAGGAGGCGCCGGGCTGGTCGGTGACCACGGCTACTGACGAACAGGGTTGCCACACGGCCGAATTCGTCACTCCGACCGGTGCTCGGCACCGGTCGGTGGCGCCGCGGCTACCCGGGTTGCGGAGCACGCTGTTCAGCGACCGCGAGATTCGGATCGCCGTGACGATCGCCGAACCCGCCGCCTAG
- the hisN gene encoding histidinol-phosphatase yields MTGVSDDITLALRMADEADQLTLDRFGALDLRIETKPDLSPVTDADESAEELLRSLLTANRPDDAVLGEEFGGTAVFAGRQWVLDPIDGTKNFVRGVPVWSTLIALLEDGVPTVGVVSAPALARRWWAGSGEGAFASFNGSSRPITVSGVSDLDSASLSFSELSTGWEERRAAFIELADAVWRVRGYGDFWSYCLLAEGAVDVVVEPEVKLWDLAPLDILVREAGGRFTNLDGSPGPHGRSALATNGLLHDEVLARFALPG; encoded by the coding sequence ATGACCGGCGTCTCGGACGACATCACCCTTGCCCTCCGCATGGCCGACGAGGCCGACCAACTGACGTTGGACCGGTTCGGCGCATTGGATCTCCGCATCGAGACCAAACCCGATCTGAGCCCGGTCACCGACGCAGACGAGTCCGCCGAGGAGTTGCTCCGCAGCCTGCTCACGGCGAACCGTCCCGATGACGCCGTGCTGGGCGAAGAATTCGGTGGCACGGCGGTTTTCGCAGGGCGCCAATGGGTGCTCGACCCGATCGACGGCACCAAGAACTTCGTCAGGGGCGTGCCCGTCTGGTCGACGCTCATCGCGCTGCTCGAGGACGGAGTTCCCACGGTCGGCGTGGTCAGTGCGCCTGCGCTGGCGCGACGATGGTGGGCCGGTTCCGGCGAAGGGGCGTTCGCGTCGTTCAACGGGTCCAGTCGACCGATCACCGTGTCGGGTGTGTCGGACCTCGACTCGGCCAGCCTGTCGTTCTCCGAGTTGAGCACCGGCTGGGAGGAGCGCCGCGCAGCCTTCATCGAGTTGGCCGACGCGGTGTGGCGGGTGCGCGGGTACGGCGACTTCTGGTCCTACTGCCTGTTGGCCGAGGGCGCGGTCGACGTCGTCGTCGAACCCGAGGTGAAGCTCTGGGATCTGGCTCCCCTGGACATCCTCGTCCGCGAGGCCGGCGGCCGGTTCACGAACTTGGACGGCTCACCCGGCCCGCACGGCCGCAGCGCCCTCGCCACGAACGGGTTGCTCCACGACGAGGTGCTCGCCAGGTTCGCCCTGCCGGGCTGA
- a CDS encoding acyl-CoA dehydrogenase family protein, with product MTNRSESSVGLKKHKRSPTAYGLALITPLLGQQFLDKYGLRKPFNRGLRFGVKTAFSALGASTRQFQRVQGLGKPPTRLAPNGTRRSDYFDLTPDDEQKMIVETVAEFAEELLRPAAHDADAAVTFPTDLVAKATEIGVTAINIPEDFDGIAAHRSTITNALVAEALAYGDMGLALPILAPGGVASALTHWGSADQQATYLPEFAGDNVPQACVAIAEPHALFDPTALKTVAVRTPGGYRLTGTKSLVPAAATAELFVIGAQLNGKAALFIVEAGSEGLTVKADPSMGIRAAALGRVELNNVAVPLHNRLGEDESSEADYAQNYSEAIALARLGWAALAVGTSHAVLDYVIPYVKEREAFGEPVARRQSVAFMCANIAIELDGLRLVTWRGAARAEQGLPFAREAALAKRLATDKGMQIGLDGVQLLGGHGFTKEHPVERWYRDLRALGVAEGVVVL from the coding sequence ATGACCAATAGATCCGAAAGCTCCGTGGGCCTGAAGAAGCACAAGCGCTCCCCGACCGCCTACGGGTTGGCCTTGATCACCCCGCTTCTCGGACAACAGTTCCTGGACAAATACGGTCTGCGGAAGCCGTTCAATCGCGGACTGCGCTTCGGCGTCAAGACGGCGTTCTCGGCGCTGGGCGCATCGACCCGGCAGTTTCAGCGCGTACAGGGCCTCGGTAAGCCACCTACCCGGCTCGCCCCCAACGGGACCAGGCGGTCCGACTACTTCGACCTGACCCCGGACGACGAACAAAAGATGATCGTCGAGACCGTCGCGGAGTTCGCCGAGGAATTGCTGCGCCCGGCCGCCCACGACGCCGACGCTGCGGTCACCTTTCCCACCGACCTCGTCGCCAAGGCCACCGAGATCGGTGTCACCGCCATCAACATCCCCGAGGACTTCGACGGGATCGCGGCCCACCGCAGCACGATCACCAACGCCCTCGTCGCCGAAGCACTTGCCTACGGCGACATGGGGTTGGCCCTTCCGATCCTGGCGCCCGGCGGCGTCGCGTCGGCGTTGACCCACTGGGGCAGCGCGGATCAGCAGGCGACCTACCTGCCCGAGTTCGCCGGCGACAACGTCCCGCAGGCATGCGTGGCGATCGCCGAGCCGCACGCCCTGTTCGATCCGACGGCGCTCAAGACGGTCGCCGTGCGCACCCCCGGCGGCTACCGCCTCACCGGCACCAAGTCGCTGGTGCCGGCCGCCGCCACCGCCGAATTGTTCGTCATCGGCGCACAGCTCAACGGCAAGGCCGCACTCTTCATCGTCGAGGCGGGTTCCGAAGGCCTCACCGTCAAGGCCGATCCGAGCATGGGTATCCGCGCCGCGGCGCTCGGTCGGGTCGAGCTGAACAACGTCGCGGTGCCATTGCACAACCGGCTCGGCGAGGACGAATCAAGCGAGGCCGACTACGCCCAGAACTATTCAGAGGCGATCGCGCTCGCCCGATTGGGTTGGGCCGCACTGGCAGTCGGCACGTCGCATGCCGTGCTCGACTACGTCATCCCCTATGTGAAGGAACGCGAGGCGTTCGGCGAGCCGGTCGCACGGAGGCAGTCGGTCGCCTTCATGTGCGCCAACATCGCGATCGAGCTCGACGGACTGCGCCTGGTCACCTGGCGTGGCGCGGCGCGGGCCGAGCAGGGCCTGCCGTTCGCCCGCGAGGCCGCGCTGGCCAAGCGGCTCGCGACCGACAAGGGCATGCAGATCGGTCTCGACGGCGTGCAGTTGCTCGGCGGTCACGGCTTCACCAAGGAACACCCGGTCGAACGCTGGTACCGCGACCTTCGCGCTCTCGGCGTCGCCGAGGGTGTCGTCGTCCTGTAA
- a CDS encoding acyl-CoA dehydrogenase family protein, whose protein sequence is MAINLEMPRKLQAVIDMAHDGAAEMLRPISRKYDLAEHAYPVELDTLADLFEGLTDANTISFAGTDAFRGVEGPKENVNGANMSALVNALEISWGDVALLLSVPFQGLGNAALSGVATDEQLERLGKVWAAMAITEPGFGSDSAAVTTTAKLDGDEYVINGEKIYVTAGARASHIVVWATLDKSKGRAAIKSFIVPREHPGVTVERLEHKLGIKASDTAALRFDNARIPKENLLGNPDIQVDKGFAGVMETFDNTRPIVAAMAVGVARASLEQLRAILDDAGVDISYDKPAHAQSAAAAEFLRMEAEWESGYLLTVRSAWQADNKIPNSKEASMGKAKAARVASDITLKAVELAGTTGYSEDTLLEKWARDSKILDIFEGTQQIQQLVVARRLLGLSSAELK, encoded by the coding sequence ATGGCAATCAACCTGGAAATGCCGCGCAAGTTGCAGGCCGTCATCGACATGGCCCACGACGGCGCCGCCGAGATGCTGCGGCCGATCTCCCGCAAGTACGACCTCGCAGAGCATGCATACCCCGTCGAGCTGGACACGCTCGCAGACCTCTTCGAGGGCTTGACGGACGCCAACACCATCTCCTTCGCGGGCACCGACGCGTTCCGGGGCGTTGAGGGCCCCAAGGAGAACGTCAACGGCGCCAACATGTCCGCACTGGTCAACGCCCTCGAGATCAGCTGGGGTGACGTCGCCCTGCTGCTGTCGGTGCCCTTCCAGGGCCTCGGCAACGCCGCGCTGTCGGGTGTCGCCACGGACGAACAGCTCGAACGCCTCGGCAAGGTCTGGGCCGCGATGGCGATCACCGAGCCGGGCTTCGGATCGGACTCGGCGGCCGTGACGACGACGGCCAAGCTCGATGGCGACGAGTACGTGATCAACGGCGAGAAGATCTACGTCACTGCGGGCGCGCGCGCCAGTCACATCGTGGTGTGGGCGACGCTGGACAAGAGCAAGGGGCGGGCGGCGATCAAGTCGTTCATCGTGCCGCGCGAGCACCCGGGCGTGACCGTCGAGCGCCTGGAACACAAGCTCGGCATCAAGGCGTCCGACACCGCCGCCCTTCGCTTCGACAACGCCCGCATCCCGAAGGAGAATCTGCTCGGCAACCCGGACATCCAGGTGGACAAGGGTTTTGCCGGTGTCATGGAGACGTTCGACAACACCCGCCCCATCGTGGCCGCGATGGCGGTCGGCGTGGCGCGCGCGTCGCTGGAGCAGTTGCGCGCCATCCTCGACGACGCGGGCGTGGACATCTCCTACGACAAGCCGGCGCACGCGCAGAGTGCGGCCGCGGCCGAGTTCCTGCGGATGGAGGCCGAGTGGGAGTCGGGCTACCTGCTGACCGTGCGGTCGGCGTGGCAGGCCGACAACAAGATCCCCAACTCGAAGGAAGCGTCGATGGGCAAGGCGAAGGCCGCCAGGGTGGCCAGTGACATCACCCTCAAGGCCGTCGAATTGGCAGGCACCACAGGCTATTCCGAGGACACCCTGCTCGAGAAGTGGGCGCGCGACTCGAAGATCCTCGACATCTTCGAGGGAACTCAGCAGATTCAGCAGCTGGTGGTCGCACGTCGCCTACTCGGGCTGTCCTCGGCTGAGCTGAAGTAG
- a CDS encoding acrylyl-CoA reductase family protein, with product MDDFQALVARQHEDRIEAAVETLAESDLPPGEVTIRVAYSSVNFKDALALTPKGGVVRDYPIVPGIDLTGEVVESSSAEFAVGDAVLAHGYDIGTARHGGYAEYARVPADQIVTLGSLSPYEGAAIGTAGFTAAMSVQALIARGIDPQDGPVVVTGATGGVGSVAVDLLSAAGYEVFASSGKPDAEDRLKALGAAEVIPRLPADPDAKPRALGKTRWAGAVDCVGGATLADVLSTLSYGGAVAASGLTGGTALNTTVMPFILRGVALLGMDSVMMPIGLRRELWALLGGSLKPQRLTQITHDVDVKDVVEVIDRVRAGTFSGRAVVKVAGGF from the coding sequence ATGGATGACTTTCAGGCATTGGTCGCGCGGCAGCACGAGGATCGCATCGAGGCGGCGGTCGAGACGCTGGCGGAATCGGATCTCCCCCCCGGCGAGGTGACCATCCGGGTGGCGTACTCCAGCGTCAACTTCAAAGATGCGCTGGCGCTCACCCCGAAGGGTGGCGTGGTGCGTGACTACCCGATCGTGCCCGGTATCGACCTCACCGGCGAGGTGGTCGAGTCGTCGTCCGCCGAGTTCGCGGTGGGTGACGCGGTCCTCGCGCACGGCTACGACATCGGCACCGCGCGGCACGGCGGCTACGCCGAGTATGCGCGGGTACCCGCCGACCAGATCGTCACCCTCGGCTCGCTCAGCCCCTACGAGGGTGCGGCGATCGGCACGGCCGGGTTCACCGCCGCGATGAGCGTGCAGGCGCTGATCGCGCGGGGGATCGATCCGCAGGACGGACCCGTCGTGGTGACGGGTGCGACCGGGGGCGTCGGCTCCGTGGCCGTGGATCTCCTGTCCGCGGCAGGCTACGAGGTGTTCGCGTCGAGCGGGAAGCCCGACGCCGAAGACCGCCTGAAGGCACTCGGCGCCGCAGAGGTAATCCCCAGGCTGCCCGCCGACCCGGACGCGAAGCCGAGGGCGCTCGGCAAGACGCGCTGGGCGGGGGCGGTGGACTGTGTGGGCGGCGCCACGCTCGCCGACGTGCTCAGCACCCTGTCCTACGGCGGCGCGGTGGCCGCCAGCGGACTGACCGGCGGGACCGCGCTGAACACGACGGTGATGCCGTTCATCCTGCGGGGCGTGGCTCTGCTGGGAATGGATTCGGTGATGATGCCGATCGGGCTGCGCCGTGAACTATGGGCGCTTCTCGGCGGCTCGCTCAAGCCGCAACGGCTAACACAGATCACCCACGACGTCGACGTGAAGGACGTGGTCGAGGTGATTGACCGGGTGCGGGCCGGCACGTTCTCCGGCCGCGCCGTCGTGAAGGTGGCGGGCGGGTTCTAG
- a CDS encoding esterase family protein → MLFDGILGRWARRLLMATMAVLLLPGMIGAVGGSATAGAFSRPGLPVEYLMVPSPSMGRDIKVQFQSGGPNSPAVYLLDGLRAQDDFNGWDINTQAFEWYLDSGLSIVMPVGGQSSFYSNWYKPACGKSGCLTYNWETFLTSELPNYLAANNNVKSTGSAAVGLSMAGGAALVLSAHHPGQFIYAGSMSGFLNPSEGQWPGLINLSMGDAGGYKANDMWGPAESDPAWQYNDPMVQIPTIVANGTRIWVYCGNGTPSELGGNNLPAKFLEGLTIRTNRTFQDNYIAAGGSNGVFNFPNTGTHDWPYWGSQLQQMKPDLIANLL, encoded by the coding sequence ATGTTGTTTGACGGAATTCTCGGGCGCTGGGCGCGCCGACTGCTGATGGCGACCATGGCGGTTCTCTTGCTGCCGGGCATGATCGGTGCGGTGGGGGGCAGCGCGACCGCGGGAGCGTTCTCGCGCCCCGGTCTCCCAGTCGAGTACCTCATGGTTCCGTCGCCCTCGATGGGCCGCGACATCAAGGTGCAGTTTCAGAGCGGCGGCCCCAACTCGCCCGCCGTCTACCTCCTCGATGGCCTGCGCGCGCAGGACGACTTCAATGGCTGGGACATCAACACCCAGGCGTTCGAGTGGTATCTGGACTCGGGTCTGTCGATCGTCATGCCCGTCGGCGGCCAGTCCAGCTTCTACTCCAACTGGTACAAGCCCGCATGCGGCAAGAGTGGCTGCCTGACCTACAACTGGGAGACGTTCCTGACCTCCGAGCTGCCGAACTACTTGGCGGCCAACAACAACGTCAAGTCCACCGGCAGCGCCGCGGTCGGCCTGTCGATGGCGGGCGGTGCCGCGCTGGTGCTGTCGGCACACCACCCCGGTCAGTTCATCTACGCCGGCTCGATGTCGGGCTTCCTCAACCCGTCCGAGGGCCAGTGGCCCGGCCTGATCAACCTGTCCATGGGTGATGCGGGCGGCTACAAGGCCAACGACATGTGGGGCCCCGCCGAGAGCGATCCGGCCTGGCAGTACAACGATCCGATGGTCCAGATCCCCACGATCGTCGCCAACGGCACGCGCATCTGGGTCTACTGCGGCAACGGCACCCCCAGTGAACTGGGCGGCAACAACCTGCCCGCGAAGTTCCTCGAGGGTCTGACCATCCGCACCAACCGCACGTTCCAGGACAACTACATCGCCGCCGGCGGCAGCAATGGCGTGTTCAACTTCCCGAACACCGGCACCCACGACTGGCCGTACTGGGGTTCGCAGCTCCAGCAGATGAAGCCCGACCTGATCGCCAACCTGCTCTGA
- a CDS encoding homogentisate 1,2-dioxygenase — protein sequence MESFVHLRKGSTPRRLHADLNGLKDDELGRGGFTGRTASLYRRHDPTEYRSAGPLRPVDVLSSELKPTDATDANGGPLLMFSNADCQVLLSRRTEPMPYFARYVDGDLLSFVHAGAGLLETEFGPLRYREGDWIYLPKACTFRQVPDAETTLLMIQATEEFRVPPPGQLGRHFPFDPSLAVIPEPQPIDDDGRDSYEVRLVHAGGPTTLYYPHHPLDVEGWQGDNFPFTFNIADYNVVTSDSVHLPPTVHVFMQATGVYVMNFLPKPAEGVPGTERTPWYHRNVDYDEIAFFHGGSLYGIPMPPGLVSHAPQGLHHGAPEKARERARRKFDDYDRVDWSVIAVDTRSRLVPSAEVLANDLGQH from the coding sequence ATGGAATCGTTCGTCCACTTGCGCAAGGGCAGCACGCCGCGGCGGCTGCACGCCGACCTGAACGGCCTCAAGGACGACGAACTCGGCCGCGGCGGGTTCACCGGACGGACCGCCAGCCTCTACCGGCGCCACGATCCCACCGAGTATCGGTCGGCTGGACCCCTGCGGCCCGTCGACGTGCTGTCCAGTGAGCTGAAGCCGACCGACGCCACCGATGCCAACGGTGGCCCGCTGTTGATGTTCTCCAACGCGGACTGCCAGGTGCTGCTCTCCCGTCGCACCGAGCCGATGCCCTACTTCGCCCGGTACGTCGACGGCGACCTCCTGTCCTTCGTTCACGCCGGTGCCGGGCTGCTCGAGACGGAGTTCGGCCCACTGCGCTACCGCGAGGGCGACTGGATCTACCTCCCCAAGGCCTGCACGTTCCGCCAGGTGCCAGACGCCGAGACGACCTTGCTGATGATCCAGGCCACCGAGGAGTTCCGGGTACCGCCGCCCGGGCAACTGGGCAGGCACTTTCCGTTCGACCCGTCGCTGGCCGTGATCCCCGAACCGCAGCCGATCGACGATGACGGACGCGACTCCTACGAGGTCCGGCTCGTGCACGCCGGTGGTCCGACGACGCTGTACTACCCCCACCATCCACTCGACGTCGAAGGTTGGCAGGGCGACAACTTCCCCTTCACCTTCAACATCGCCGACTACAACGTCGTGACCTCCGACAGCGTGCATCTGCCGCCGACCGTGCACGTGTTCATGCAGGCCACCGGCGTCTACGTGATGAACTTCCTGCCCAAGCCCGCCGAAGGCGTGCCGGGCACGGAGCGCACGCCCTGGTACCACCGCAACGTCGACTACGACGAGATCGCGTTCTTCCATGGCGGCTCCCTGTACGGCATACCGATGCCACCCGGGCTGGTGTCGCATGCGCCCCAGGGCCTACACCACGGCGCACCGGAGAAGGCGCGCGAACGGGCCAGGCGCAAGTTCGACGACTACGACCGGGTCGACTGGTCGGTGATCGCGGTCGACACCCGCAGCCGACTGGTGCCGTCCGCCGAGGTCCTGGCCAACGATCTCGGACAGCACTGA
- a CDS encoding alpha/beta hydrolase: MKHAYDRIPYLVAYQNTSSVRDVYGGVADLVVLESYLLRPETPSDTVLVFMHPIGGGAYLPMINGLARAGHHVIYCNSRFRGTDSALLMEKVVEDLGECIKDAKNRLGYSKVVLAGWSGGGSLSVFYQQQAQHPTVTASPSGDGPDLTKLGLIPADGIMLLAAHVSRHGTMTEWMDASILDESDPSKRDPELDLYDPNNPNQPPYTPEFLERYRAAQIARNRRITSWVKDKLVELKAAGRPQDEFAFVVHGTMADPRWLDPTVDPNDRTPGTCYLGDPQVVNSSPVGLARFCTLRSWLSQWSYDDANGDAVDCGPDIAVPALVIGNLADDACTPSHTRRLFEAIGHPDKEMYEIAGANHYYAGPDQRDTLREAVGIVTDWLQRHGFSPEGRSVATGELAL, encoded by the coding sequence ATGAAGCACGCCTACGACCGGATTCCGTATCTCGTTGCCTACCAGAACACTTCGAGTGTCCGCGACGTGTACGGCGGCGTCGCCGACTTGGTCGTCCTGGAGAGCTACCTGCTGCGCCCCGAGACACCCTCCGACACCGTGCTGGTCTTCATGCACCCGATCGGCGGCGGCGCCTACCTGCCGATGATCAACGGCCTGGCCCGCGCCGGGCACCATGTCATCTACTGCAACAGCAGGTTTCGCGGTACCGACTCGGCCCTGTTGATGGAGAAGGTCGTCGAGGACCTCGGCGAGTGCATCAAGGACGCCAAGAACCGGTTGGGCTATTCCAAGGTGGTGCTGGCCGGCTGGAGCGGCGGCGGCTCGCTGTCGGTGTTCTACCAGCAGCAGGCCCAGCATCCGACGGTGACGGCCAGCCCGTCCGGCGACGGTCCGGACCTGACGAAGCTCGGACTCATCCCGGCCGACGGGATCATGCTGCTGGCCGCCCACGTCAGCCGCCACGGCACGATGACGGAATGGATGGACGCCTCGATCCTCGACGAGTCCGATCCGTCGAAACGCGATCCCGAACTCGATCTGTATGACCCGAACAATCCCAACCAGCCGCCGTACACCCCAGAGTTCCTGGAGCGCTACCGAGCCGCGCAGATTGCCCGCAATCGCCGAATCACCAGCTGGGTCAAGGACAAATTGGTCGAGCTGAAGGCAGCGGGACGCCCGCAGGACGAGTTTGCGTTCGTGGTCCACGGCACCATGGCGGACCCGCGCTGGCTGGATCCGACCGTCGATCCCAACGATCGCACCCCGGGCACCTGCTACCTGGGCGATCCTCAGGTGGTGAACTCGAGCCCCGTCGGCCTGGCCCGCTTCTGCACACTCCGCAGCTGGCTCTCGCAGTGGAGTTACGACGACGCCAACGGCGACGCCGTGGACTGCGGACCCGACATCGCCGTACCGGCCCTGGTGATCGGGAACCTGGCCGACGACGCCTGCACCCCGAGCCACACCCGGAGGCTCTTCGAGGCGATCGGGCATCCCGACAAGGAAATGTACGAGATCGCCGGCGCAAACCACTACTACGCCGGCCCCGATCAACGCGACACCCTGCGTGAAGCGGTCGGCATCGTCACGGATTGGCTGCAGCGGCACGGATTCTCACCGGAGGGCAGGAGTGTAGCGACCGGGGAATTGGCGCTGTGA
- a CDS encoding CaiB/BaiF CoA transferase family protein, with translation MITGPLDGIRVLEVGTLISGPFAGRLLGDMGAEVIKIEPPGAPDPLRTWGQAELDGHHFFWTVHARNKKAITLNLREDEGREVFLDLVERSDVIVENFRPGTLEKWNLGYDVLRERNRGIILVRVSGYGQTGPDAHKAGYASVAEAASGLRHMNGFPGGPPPRLALSLGDSLAGMFAAQGALAALYRRTVTGEGQIVDAALTESCLAVQESTIPDYDVGGVVRGPSGTRLDGIAPSNIYPTADGSWVVIAANQDTVFRRLCSAMGRPELATDDRFVDHVARGRNQDLIDEIIAAWAAERQPADIIETLSAAGVISGPINTVAEVVTDPQLVARGMIADHWDERIGRNVKGPGVVPVLSETPGSIRCAGSTAPGQDNAEVYGGLLGRSTDELEALRAKGVL, from the coding sequence GTGATCACCGGCCCGCTCGACGGCATCCGCGTGCTCGAGGTCGGCACGCTGATCTCGGGTCCGTTCGCCGGGCGCCTGCTTGGTGACATGGGCGCCGAGGTCATCAAGATCGAACCGCCGGGCGCGCCAGACCCGCTGCGCACCTGGGGTCAGGCCGAACTCGACGGGCACCACTTCTTCTGGACGGTGCATGCGCGCAACAAGAAGGCCATCACGCTCAATCTGCGGGAGGACGAGGGCCGCGAGGTGTTCCTCGACCTGGTCGAACGCTCCGACGTCATCGTGGAGAACTTCCGGCCCGGCACGCTGGAGAAGTGGAATCTGGGCTACGACGTTCTGCGCGAACGCAATCGGGGCATCATCCTGGTCCGGGTCTCCGGGTACGGGCAGACCGGGCCCGATGCCCACAAGGCGGGCTATGCCTCGGTGGCCGAGGCCGCCAGCGGACTGCGGCACATGAACGGCTTCCCCGGCGGCCCTCCCCCGCGACTGGCACTCTCGCTGGGTGACAGCCTGGCGGGCATGTTCGCCGCACAGGGCGCGCTCGCGGCGCTCTACCGCCGAACCGTCACGGGCGAGGGTCAGATCGTCGACGCCGCGCTCACCGAATCATGTTTGGCGGTCCAGGAATCCACCATTCCCGACTATGACGTCGGCGGCGTGGTCCGTGGACCGTCTGGCACCCGGCTGGACGGGATCGCGCCGTCCAACATCTACCCGACCGCCGATGGCAGCTGGGTGGTGATCGCCGCCAACCAGGACACCGTCTTCCGCCGGCTTTGCAGTGCGATGGGAAGGCCGGAGCTCGCCACCGACGACCGCTTCGTCGACCACGTCGCCCGCGGGAGGAACCAGGACCTGATCGACGAGATCATCGCCGCGTGGGCCGCCGAGCGGCAGCCGGCCGACATCATCGAAACGCTCAGCGCGGCAGGTGTCATCAGCGGGCCGATCAACACCGTCGCCGAGGTGGTCACTGATCCACAGCTGGTGGCCAGGGGCATGATCGCCGACCACTGGGACGAGCGCATTGGTCGCAACGTCAAGGGGCCGGGGGTGGTACCGGTGCTGTCCGAGACTCCCGGCAGCATCCGCTGCGCCGGCTCGACCGCGCCGGGGCAGGACAACGCCGAGGTGTACGGCGGACTGTTGGGCAGGTCGACTGACGAACTCGAGGCACTTCGGGCCAAGGGGGTGCTGTGA